The Afipia massiliensis genome has a segment encoding these proteins:
- the addB gene encoding double-strand break repair protein AddB, with protein MRVFNVPPSAPFLHTVISALVDGRLVAGFDARANPERLADATLYLPTRRAGRMAREVFLDVLQTDAVVLPRIVALGSVDEDELEFSDDGQLGGPEASVLPPKLDDLERRLTLARLVAAWANLQPASLVVGSPASTLSLASDLARLMDDMVTRGVGWDALDGIVPDELDIYWQHTLKFLKIAKETWPAYLAQLERIEPAARRDMLIAAEAKRLAANQRGPVIAAGSTGSMPATAKFLQAIAQLPQGAVVLPGLDTDLDAAAWDSIGGAVNAGDILATPAAWSHPQFALHGLLARFGIKRRDVEPLAAPSAHGREVLTSETMRPATSSEKWHTQLADKAIAQRIATGTEGLALIEAANPEMEALAIAVAMREAREHNLTAALVTPDRALARRVMASLGRWNLAFDDSGGDSLMDTSAGIFARLAAQTIAEELAPPSLLALLKHPLFRLGQTQGAFTKAIGDLELALLRGTRPAAGSEGLARDFARFRTELGKLRRKEPSAIHRSEPRAQLDAASLDAVQALITDLAAAFKPLEDLRPGKPHDLIDYAAHHYEVLKRLSGDDKGVALAFEDSDGSALSKAFDDLFQACGVSADDKPAPSGLTLAPRDYPDVFQTAFGDRIVRRPQSVASLRIYGPLEARLTECDRVILGGLVEGVWPPAPRVDPWLSRPMRHQLGLDLPERRIGLSAHDFAQLLGTRDVILSRAAKVGGAPAVASRFLHRMEAVAGKDLWARVKDKGDTYVRYANELDRPDNVAPMPRPEPKPDVALRPLSMSVTEIEDWLRDPYTIYAKRILKLTPLDPVDMPLTAADRGSAIHEALGEFTARFANALPDDVAAALREIGSTHFAPLMERPEARALWWPRFLRIADWFAGWEARRRSDVIRVDAEIRGEIPIRLDNGRTFRLSARADRIEHRTGNSYAILDYKTGQPPSAKQVRLGLSPQLTLEAAILRRGGFDNIPASASVGELVYVRLSGNNPPGKATVLELKLNKSDTPQPPDEAADEALQKLEGLIREFENQDTPYRSVVLPMWENRYGNYDNLARIKEWSAGGMGDDEE; from the coding sequence ATGCGCGTTTTCAACGTCCCTCCATCTGCGCCGTTTCTTCACACGGTGATCTCGGCGCTTGTCGATGGCCGGCTCGTCGCGGGATTTGACGCGCGCGCGAATCCCGAACGGCTGGCGGACGCGACGCTCTATCTGCCGACACGGCGCGCCGGGCGCATGGCGCGCGAGGTGTTTCTCGATGTGCTGCAAACCGACGCGGTCGTGCTGCCGCGCATTGTGGCCCTCGGCAGCGTCGACGAGGATGAGCTGGAATTCTCCGACGACGGGCAGCTTGGCGGCCCTGAAGCGTCCGTTCTTCCGCCGAAGCTGGACGATCTCGAGCGCAGGCTGACGCTGGCGCGGCTTGTCGCCGCCTGGGCCAACCTGCAGCCGGCATCGCTCGTCGTCGGCAGCCCCGCATCGACGCTCTCGCTGGCTAGCGATCTGGCGCGGCTGATGGACGACATGGTGACGCGCGGCGTCGGCTGGGACGCCCTCGACGGCATCGTGCCTGACGAACTCGACATCTACTGGCAGCACACGCTGAAGTTCCTGAAAATCGCCAAGGAAACCTGGCCCGCCTACCTCGCGCAGCTCGAACGTATCGAACCTGCGGCGCGGCGCGATATGTTGATCGCCGCGGAAGCAAAGCGACTCGCGGCGAACCAAAGGGGTCCGGTGATCGCCGCAGGCTCCACCGGATCGATGCCGGCCACAGCGAAATTCTTGCAAGCCATCGCGCAACTGCCGCAAGGCGCGGTGGTGCTGCCCGGCCTCGACACCGATCTCGACGCCGCTGCGTGGGACTCGATCGGCGGCGCCGTGAACGCTGGCGATATCCTTGCGACACCGGCGGCGTGGAGCCACCCGCAGTTCGCGCTGCACGGACTGCTCGCGCGGTTCGGCATCAAGCGCAGGGACGTCGAGCCGCTCGCGGCTCCCTCAGCTCACGGCCGCGAGGTGCTGACATCGGAGACGATGCGTCCCGCGACATCGAGCGAAAAGTGGCACACGCAACTGGCCGACAAAGCGATCGCGCAGCGTATCGCGACCGGCACCGAGGGTCTGGCTTTGATCGAAGCCGCCAATCCCGAGATGGAGGCTCTGGCCATCGCAGTGGCGATGCGCGAGGCGCGCGAACACAATCTCACCGCGGCGCTCGTCACGCCCGACCGCGCGCTGGCGCGCCGCGTGATGGCGTCGCTCGGCCGATGGAATCTCGCCTTCGACGATTCCGGCGGCGATTCCCTGATGGATACGTCGGCCGGCATCTTCGCGCGGCTCGCGGCGCAAACCATCGCGGAGGAACTTGCACCTCCCTCCTTGCTGGCGCTGCTGAAACATCCGCTGTTCCGGCTCGGGCAGACGCAAGGCGCTTTCACCAAAGCCATCGGCGATCTCGAACTGGCGCTGTTGCGCGGTACGCGGCCGGCCGCGGGCAGCGAAGGACTGGCGCGGGATTTCGCGCGGTTCCGCACTGAGCTTGGGAAACTACGGCGCAAGGAACCATCCGCGATCCACCGCTCCGAACCGCGCGCGCAACTCGATGCAGCATCACTCGATGCCGTGCAGGCGCTGATCACCGATCTTGCAGCGGCCTTCAAGCCGCTGGAAGATCTGCGCCCGGGCAAGCCGCATGACCTGATCGACTATGCGGCACATCACTACGAAGTCCTCAAGCGCCTGTCGGGCGATGACAAGGGCGTTGCTCTCGCCTTCGAGGACTCCGATGGCAGCGCATTGTCGAAGGCTTTCGATGACCTGTTTCAGGCCTGCGGCGTATCCGCCGACGACAAACCCGCGCCAAGCGGCCTGACGCTCGCTCCCCGCGACTATCCGGATGTGTTCCAGACGGCGTTCGGCGACCGCATCGTGCGCCGGCCGCAGTCGGTGGCGTCGCTTCGCATCTATGGCCCGCTCGAAGCGCGTCTGACGGAGTGCGACCGCGTAATTCTCGGCGGTCTCGTCGAAGGCGTGTGGCCACCCGCGCCGCGCGTCGATCCGTGGCTGAGCCGCCCGATGCGGCATCAGCTCGGTCTCGATCTGCCCGAGCGGCGCATCGGACTGTCGGCCCACGACTTCGCGCAACTGCTCGGCACCCGCGACGTCATCCTGTCGCGCGCGGCGAAAGTCGGCGGCGCTCCTGCCGTAGCCTCACGCTTCCTGCACCGGATGGAAGCCGTGGCCGGAAAAGACCTCTGGGCACGCGTCAAGGACAAGGGCGACACTTATGTCCGCTACGCCAACGAACTCGATCGGCCGGACAATGTCGCACCAATGCCGCGTCCGGAGCCGAAGCCGGATGTCGCGCTTCGTCCGCTCAGCATGTCGGTCACCGAAATCGAGGACTGGCTGCGCGATCCCTACACGATCTACGCCAAGCGCATTCTTAAGTTGACGCCGCTCGATCCGGTGGACATGCCGCTGACCGCAGCGGATCGCGGATCGGCCATCCACGAGGCGCTGGGAGAATTCACCGCCCGGTTCGCGAACGCGTTGCCGGATGATGTCGCCGCAGCGCTGCGCGAGATCGGCAGCACGCACTTTGCGCCATTGATGGAGCGTCCCGAGGCGCGAGCATTGTGGTGGCCGCGATTCCTGCGCATCGCCGACTGGTTCGCCGGCTGGGAAGCCCGGCGGCGGTCAGACGTGATCCGCGTCGATGCCGAAATCCGCGGCGAGATTCCAATCCGTCTGGACAATGGTCGCACGTTCAGACTCTCCGCACGCGCCGATCGTATCGAGCATCGCACCGGCAACAGCTACGCGATCCTCGACTACAAGACCGGCCAGCCGCCGAGCGCGAAGCAGGTGCGTCTTGGCCTGTCGCCCCAGCTCACACTGGAAGCGGCAATCCTGCGCCGCGGCGGATTCGACAACATCCCCGCCAGCGCGTCGGTTGGCGAGCTGGTTTACGTCCGGCTCAGCGGCAACAACCCGCCGGGCAAGGCAACCGTGCTGGAACTGAAGCTCAACAAAAGTGACACACCGCAGCCGCCAGATGAAGCGGCGGATGAGGCCCTGCAGAAGCTCGAAGGCCTGATCCGCGAATTCGAGAATCAGGACACGCCCTATCGCTCCGTCGTCCTGCCGATGTGGGAGAACCGCTACGGCAATTACGACAACCTCGCGCGCATCAAGGAATGGTCCGCCGGCGGCATGGGGGACGACGAGGAATGA